The Clostridium bornimense genome includes a region encoding these proteins:
- a CDS encoding dihydrofolate reductase family protein — protein sequence MTRKIILNLAMSIDGYIADEDGAFDWIVGDGDRSLDTENKWDYNEFLESIDIVVMGKKCYDQGFLDDFKDKTIYVATSEAIDDYDNIHFINNNICDVILEESKKEGKDIFLFGGGVLVDNFIKKNVIDQYIIGIIPTILGKGRPLFLEDNPKINLHLDQYILDNGIVILKYSKCGRV from the coding sequence ATGACAAGAAAGATAATATTAAATTTAGCTATGAGCATAGATGGATATATAGCAGATGAAGATGGTGCCTTTGATTGGATTGTAGGAGATGGTGATAGATCTTTAGATACTGAAAATAAGTGGGATTATAATGAATTTTTAGAGTCAATTGATATAGTAGTGATGGGCAAAAAGTGTTATGACCAAGGATTTTTAGATGATTTCAAAGATAAAACTATTTATGTAGCTACATCTGAAGCTATTGATGATTATGATAACATTCATTTTATAAATAATAATATTTGCGATGTTATATTAGAAGAGAGTAAGAAAGAAGGTAAAGATATTTTTCTTTTTGGAGGAGGAGTACTAGTTGATAATTTTATAAAGAAGAATGTTATTGATCAGTACATTATCGGAATAATTCCTACTATATTAGGTAAAGGTAGACCTTTATTTTTAGAAGATAACCCAAAAATAAATCTACATCTAGATCAATATATTTTAGATAATGGCATCGTTATATTAAAGTATTCAAAATGTGGAAGAGTTTAA
- a CDS encoding metallophosphoesterase family protein, translating into MEQMVKRFQSDLLSETPVITTTPSMNFYNRKNTNQSLRLAIISDIHLFPKSLLKKQGENFRKYLCNDRKMLLDSEKILDAAMLKIIEEEPEVVLITGDLTKDSEKEAHNMLAKRLNILLKKGIKVFVINGNHDINNPEACMFIEDPKNINKDKKVTVDTILSEDFKRIYSDYGYSNAIAIHEGSLSYVAQLNDGYRVIAIDSGTYGDDSSEQATEGYFRDGLVQWVVEQIKIGRDAGDEVIGMMHHGIIEHFRGQGDVFPSYLVKGWEEVSKIFADAGMRYMFTGHFHGQDIASITTEHGNTLYDIMTGSLATAPSPIRIVTLNKDVDSIEVNSHFIDKIEGNDNFREYATKFLKDGIPDMAVSLFQSILLDNIKKEKIALNDILIEIGCMNPMIVECIKANLKQYNIDEYSTYIASYAIKDFVIAVTEEIRNIYVTENIKLMDVIQYCLMEVYNGDEIYSDEMKLVRSIIAEGVVIPNAILEIINNHKKKLGIVGMAMKKEYIRSFLDSKVYGDISIGKLISMKLADLMDALLEKSNLSDNDLILYHGDIISEVESIAQ; encoded by the coding sequence ATGGAACAAATGGTAAAGAGATTTCAATCAGATTTATTATCAGAAACTCCTGTAATTACAACTACTCCATCAATGAATTTTTATAATAGGAAAAATACTAATCAAAGTTTAAGGTTAGCCATAATTAGTGATATACATTTATTTCCTAAGTCTTTATTAAAGAAACAAGGAGAAAATTTTAGAAAATATTTATGTAATGATAGAAAAATGCTATTGGATAGTGAAAAGATCCTTGATGCTGCAATGTTGAAGATAATTGAAGAAGAGCCAGAGGTAGTATTAATAACTGGCGATTTAACAAAAGATTCTGAGAAGGAAGCTCATAATATGCTAGCGAAGAGACTTAATATTCTATTGAAAAAAGGTATTAAGGTTTTTGTTATCAATGGAAATCATGATATTAATAATCCAGAAGCTTGTATGTTTATAGAAGATCCTAAGAATATAAATAAAGATAAAAAAGTTACTGTAGATACTATATTATCTGAAGATTTTAAAAGGATATATAGTGATTATGGTTATAGCAATGCAATAGCGATTCATGAAGGATCGCTATCTTATGTAGCGCAGCTTAATGATGGATATAGAGTAATTGCTATTGATAGTGGAACTTATGGTGATGATTCAAGTGAGCAAGCTACGGAAGGATATTTTAGAGATGGCTTAGTTCAGTGGGTCGTAGAACAAATAAAAATAGGAAGAGATGCTGGTGATGAAGTTATTGGAATGATGCATCATGGGATAATAGAACATTTTAGAGGGCAAGGAGATGTTTTCCCTTCATATTTAGTTAAGGGGTGGGAAGAAGTTTCAAAAATATTTGCTGATGCTGGAATGAGATATATGTTTACGGGACATTTTCATGGACAAGATATAGCATCTATCACAACAGAACATGGAAATACTCTTTATGATATAATGACAGGATCTCTAGCAACAGCACCATCTCCAATAAGAATAGTAACTTTAAATAAGGACGTTGATAGTATTGAAGTAAATAGTCATTTTATTGATAAAATCGAAGGAAATGATAACTTTAGAGAGTATGCTACTAAGTTTTTAAAAGATGGAATTCCTGATATGGCAGTATCACTATTTCAAAGTATTTTATTAGATAATATTAAAAAAGAAAAAATTGCTTTAAATGATATATTAATTGAAATAGGTTGTATGAATCCTATGATAGTAGAGTGTATTAAAGCTAATTTAAAACAGTACAATATTGATGAATATTCCACATATATTGCAAGCTATGCCATAAAAGATTTCGTGATAGCAGTAACAGAAGAGATTAGAAATATTTATGTAACAGAAAATATAAAGTTAATGGATGTTATACAATATTGCTTAATGGAAGTCTATAATGGTGATGAAATATATTCCGATGAAATGAAATTAGTAAGAAGTATAATTGCAGAAGGGGTAGTAATACCTAACGCAATATTAGAAATAATAAATAACCATAAGAAAAAACTCGGTATTGTTGGAATGGCAATGAAAAAAGAATATATTAGAAGCTTTTTAGATTCTAAGGTATATGGAGATATTTCTATAGGTAAATTAATCTCTATGAAATTGGCTGATCTTATGGATGCATTACTGGAAAAAAGTAATCTTAGTGATAATGATTTAATATTATATCATGGAGATATAATAAGTGAAGTAGAATCTATTGCTCAATAA
- a CDS encoding CHASE3 domain-containing protein, which yields MKNIRKLIIFLIGIFIIFLLAINAYAIFTHNSLSSKVESLSETKTKISSLDSFKTIIVNLGNSQKFYLLTNEDIYKVKYNEYLTSAYDNLDDLVKSNTISENDKTNIMSMLKEYDNINTSLSKCPITYPLTDDIQINVTKSNELEINILHSISSAIASNTDSTAKNHASLSASINSEKSVIQLLTSVFTVSIGGPLCYVFKKYKNGELKLSDILDVLNTEEEKVVNYSNILTFASILNNHNKEMKKQWLDVQNLVETLQNSIVQLKNKVNEAKIPLFSDTNSEIMDIEMQLLEIKLLVK from the coding sequence ATGAAAAATATTCGAAAACTTATTATATTTTTAATAGGAATCTTTATTATATTTTTGCTTGCAATAAATGCTTATGCAATCTTTACTCATAATTCATTATCTTCTAAAGTTGAAAGCTTATCAGAAACTAAAACAAAAATTTCATCATTAGATTCATTTAAAACAATAATTGTAAATTTAGGAAATAGTCAAAAGTTTTATCTTCTTACTAATGAAGATATCTATAAAGTTAAATATAATGAGTATCTAACATCAGCTTATGACAATTTAGACGACTTAGTAAAATCTAATACTATATCAGAAAATGATAAAACCAATATTATGTCAATGCTAAAAGAATACGATAATATCAATACTTCATTATCTAAATGCCCAATTACCTACCCTTTAACTGATGATATACAAATAAATGTTACAAAATCTAATGAGCTAGAAATAAATATTCTCCATAGCATATCTTCAGCCATTGCTTCGAATACTGATTCCACTGCTAAAAATCATGCTTCTCTTTCAGCTTCTATTAATAGCGAAAAGAGTGTTATTCAGCTATTGACTAGCGTATTTACTGTAAGTATCGGTGGACCTCTCTGTTATGTTTTTAAGAAGTATAAAAATGGTGAACTCAAGCTTAGTGATATTTTAGATGTGCTAAATACAGAAGAAGAAAAGGTTGTTAACTATTCTAATATACTAACTTTTGCCTCAATATTAAATAATCATAATAAAGAAATGAAAAAACAATGGCTTGATGTTCAAAACCTTGTTGAAACATTACAAAACTCAATAGTACAGTTGAAAAATAAGGTCAATGAAGCAAAAATTCCTCTATTTTCAGATACTAATTCAGAAATTATGGATATTGAAATGCAACTTCTTGAAATTAAATTATTAGTAAAATAG
- a CDS encoding MATE family efflux transporter: MSNLTKGKISTTLLKFAIPFLFASLLQALYGAADLFVVGQFADSASVSAVAIGSQVMQTITGIILGISMGGTVLIGRRIGEKKHGEAAKAIGSLTVLFIIIAVILTPLMLLATDGAITLMHTPMEAVKYTKEYIIICTLGIPFIIGYNAVSAIFRGLGDSKTPVYFVLIACVINIIVDVVLVGIFKFHAIGAAIATASSQGISFIIALFYIIKRGFSFKITRKDFRLDKESAKCILKVGFPLALQDALINVSFLIITAVINTMGLVASAAVGVVEKIIVFAMLPPTSFGSAVSAMTVQNIGAGERNRTAKVLRYGIIYSLIFGIIATVYSQIYPETLTAMFTNDPEVIKASSQYLMSFSIDCIMVSFVFCINGYLSGMGKSTISLIHSLIATFGFRIPLTLLISKISGVTLYELGFAAPISTLVSIVICFFYLRWQNKSEVNNPILR, translated from the coding sequence TTGAGTAATCTAACAAAAGGTAAAATAAGTACAACTTTATTAAAATTTGCAATACCATTTTTATTTGCCAGCTTATTGCAAGCTCTGTATGGAGCAGCAGATCTATTTGTAGTAGGTCAATTTGCAGATTCTGCATCAGTTTCTGCTGTGGCTATTGGAAGTCAGGTAATGCAAACAATAACAGGTATAATATTAGGTATTTCTATGGGTGGTACAGTACTGATTGGAAGACGTATAGGAGAAAAAAAACATGGAGAAGCAGCTAAGGCTATTGGTTCTTTAACTGTTTTATTTATAATAATCGCAGTAATTCTAACACCGTTAATGCTTTTAGCAACTGATGGAGCTATTACGTTAATGCATACACCTATGGAAGCAGTTAAGTACACAAAGGAATATATTATTATTTGTACATTAGGTATTCCTTTTATAATTGGCTATAATGCAGTCAGTGCCATATTTAGAGGTTTAGGAGATTCTAAGACACCAGTATATTTCGTATTAATAGCTTGCGTAATTAATATAATTGTTGATGTTGTTTTAGTTGGTATATTCAAATTTCATGCTATTGGAGCAGCAATAGCTACAGCTTCATCGCAAGGAATAAGTTTCATAATTGCTTTATTTTATATTATTAAAAGAGGTTTTAGCTTTAAAATTACAAGAAAAGATTTTAGATTAGATAAGGAGTCTGCTAAATGTATATTAAAGGTAGGGTTTCCTTTAGCACTGCAAGATGCTCTGATTAATGTATCATTTTTAATTATTACTGCTGTAATAAATACTATGGGATTGGTAGCTTCAGCTGCCGTTGGAGTTGTTGAAAAAATTATTGTTTTTGCTATGCTACCACCTACATCTTTTGGCTCTGCAGTATCAGCAATGACAGTTCAAAATATAGGGGCTGGAGAAAGGAATAGAACTGCAAAGGTTCTTCGTTATGGAATAATATATTCATTGATTTTTGGGATTATAGCAACAGTATATTCGCAAATTTATCCAGAAACATTAACAGCTATGTTTACAAATGATCCCGAGGTAATTAAAGCATCTAGTCAGTATTTAATGTCTTTTTCAATTGATTGCATTATGGTAAGTTTTGTATTTTGTATAAATGGATATTTAAGTGGTATGGGTAAATCTACAATTTCACTTATACACAGCTTAATAGCTACTTTTGGTTTTAGAATTCCTCTGACTTTATTAATAAGTAAAATATCTGGTGTAACTCTTTATGAATTAGGATTTGCAGCACCGATTTCTACACTTGTTTCTATAGTAATATGTTTTTTCTATCTTAGGTGGCAAAACAAGAGTGAAGTAAATAATCCTATATTAAGATAA